A single bacterium DNA region contains:
- a CDS encoding MerR family transcriptional regulator, giving the protein MKGRSTSPSATRRRDRLSSSSSASSASFERSSASRTAPSRPAKRDIALREPPSAARPPLALDSARFSTSASFGTSRPYPASPSAAYEGRPHRRKGRRCLGDTPEPEALFPPHRDKSRVFWLDLQPRPQFTLQRLDRLWRNPRGSERVRTPRIHRFDRGWTPRPEPGTDRKQSIGPCFERSSAPDPGAASSTPRGRESGATAERTSRSREGAGRRPRSRTGTGAGGQVSQSSRTRDASEVVRSQFKTREVVDLLDLSRRQLQYWAKTGLIEPSERTPGGHHRYSFDDLVALKATKRLIDAGVSVQKIRKSVRALQALLPQVGRPLSELVLVATGDVVLVFQDDTVFEAITGQEWVFEVAEFEREVSLYRSLENGAAPVAVETDSLDDVQDAAFPAKPGPRAAQPASKRRIKDWSQTG; this is encoded by the coding sequence ATGAAGGGACGAAGCACATCGCCGTCGGCCACCCGCAGGCGCGACAGGCTCTCCTCTTCCTCTTCGGCTTCCTCGGCCTCTTTCGAGCGGTCCTCGGCGTCCAGGACGGCGCCCTCGCGGCCCGCGAAGCGGGACATCGCGCTCCGCGAGCCCCCGTCCGCGGCGCGGCCCCCGCTCGCGCTCGATTCGGCGCGCTTCTCGACGTCGGCGTCATTCGGCACGTCGCGACCTTACCCAGCGAGCCCGAGCGCCGCATACGAGGGGAGACCCCACCGAAGAAAGGGCCGCCGATGCCTCGGGGACACGCCCGAGCCGGAGGCACTATTTCCCCCTCATCGCGACAAATCCCGGGTCTTTTGGCTTGACTTGCAGCCCCGCCCCCAATTTACTCTGCAGAGGCTCGACCGGCTCTGGCGAAACCCCCGGGGCAGCGAGCGCGTTCGAACCCCCCGAATCCATCGCTTCGACCGTGGCTGGACGCCCCGGCCGGAGCCCGGCACAGACCGGAAGCAGTCGATCGGGCCGTGTTTCGAGCGGAGCTCGGCCCCGGATCCCGGAGCCGCCTCTTCCACCCCTCGCGGGCGGGAGAGCGGCGCCACAGCAGAGCGGACTTCGCGATCGCGCGAAGGAGCAGGTCGGAGGCCGCGTTCCCGAACCGGGACCGGCGCAGGGGGGCAGGTGTCGCAGTCGAGTCGAACACGGGATGCTTCGGAAGTCGTACGGTCGCAATTCAAGACCCGGGAGGTCGTGGATCTGCTCGACCTGTCCCGGAGACAGCTCCAGTACTGGGCGAAGACCGGTCTGATCGAGCCCTCGGAGCGGACGCCCGGTGGCCATCACCGCTACAGCTTCGACGACCTGGTCGCGCTCAAGGCGACCAAGCGCCTGATCGACGCGGGCGTCTCCGTTCAGAAGATCCGCAAGAGCGTTCGCGCCCTGCAGGCGCTCCTGCCCCAGGTCGGTCGCCCGCTCTCCGAGCTCGTGCTGGTCGCGACCGGGGACGTGGTGCTCGTCTTCCAGGACGACACCGTCTTCGAAGCGATCACCGGTCAGGAGTGGGTCTTCGAGGTCGCGGAGTTCGAGCGCGAGGTCTCGCTCTATCGTTCGCTCGAGAATGGCGCCGCCCCGGTGGCGGTCGAGACCGATTCGCTCGATGATGTCCAGGACGCGGCGTTCCCGGCCAAGCCGGGCCCGCGTGCAGCACAGCCGGCCAGCAAGCGCCGGATCAAGGATTGGAGTCAGACCGGCTGA
- the trmB gene encoding tRNA (guanosine(46)-N7)-methyltransferase TrmB codes for MGRSLKYEIPGVDPRVALDVWAEKGWSGVFGTAAEAERRSRVLEIGFGRGEFLLDLATSAPDVEFVGVEVSFKRTLKMARKVARAALPNVRLVEARAEEAIRSLPEPGSLDAIWINFSDPWPKTRHAHRRVIQPEFVAAAAAALCEGGHLYVATDDVPYAHQMDEVLSAEPALQNAYAPWPFVSEVRGRRRTGYESQWREEGRPMHFFAYQRCGVERPDG; via the coding sequence ATGGGTCGATCCCTGAAATACGAGATTCCCGGCGTGGACCCGCGCGTCGCCCTCGACGTGTGGGCGGAGAAGGGGTGGAGCGGGGTGTTCGGGACCGCCGCGGAGGCGGAGCGCCGCTCGCGTGTCCTCGAGATCGGCTTCGGCCGCGGGGAGTTCCTGCTCGATCTCGCGACGAGCGCGCCGGACGTCGAGTTCGTCGGCGTCGAGGTCTCGTTCAAGCGCACGCTCAAGATGGCACGGAAGGTCGCGCGGGCGGCCCTCCCGAACGTTCGCCTCGTGGAGGCGCGCGCCGAGGAGGCGATCCGGAGTCTGCCCGAGCCCGGCAGTCTCGACGCGATCTGGATCAACTTCTCCGACCCGTGGCCGAAGACGCGCCACGCTCATCGCCGCGTGATCCAGCCCGAGTTCGTCGCCGCGGCCGCCGCGGCGCTCTGCGAGGGCGGCCACCTCTACGTGGCGACCGACGACGTTCCGTACGCTCACCAGATGGACGAGGTGCTCTCCGCCGAGCCCGCCCTCCAGAACGCCTACGCCCCCTGGCCCTTCGTGAGCGAGGTCAGGGGACGGAGGCGGACCGGCTACGAATCCCAGTGGCGCGAGGAGGGGCGGCCGATGCACTTCTTCGCCTATCAGCGCTGCGGCGTGGAGCGCCCGGATGGCTGA
- the rlmN gene encoding 23S rRNA (adenine(2503)-C(2))-methyltransferase RlmN — protein MAESIVQTHATRRPNLKDHGREALRALFAERGWPAYRADQVATWLYQQDVDDVEAMSNLPGAIREALGSEFDTRSLDVVETQRSVDGTQKLLLGAFDGARIEAVLIPEERRNTLCVSTQVGCPLTCDFCATGALGFTRNLSTAEIVDQVLHARRHMEPGSSLTNLVFMGMGEPLLNLPAVSEAIRILTDPKAFALAPRRVTVSTAGVLPQIGPLLEVAPIHLAVSLHATTDAVRDVLVPLNKRFPIAELLETLREEPRIHRRRPVFFEYTLMKGVNDSIADAKRLPGLLRGIPSKVNVIPMNPHDDAPYEPPSQETVDAFTAALHDGGVRVTLRRDRGRDIDAACGQLANRRPAGNA, from the coding sequence ATGGCTGAGTCGATCGTCCAGACCCACGCGACGCGGCGACCCAACCTGAAGGATCACGGGCGGGAGGCCCTGCGTGCGCTCTTCGCCGAGCGGGGCTGGCCGGCCTATCGCGCGGACCAGGTCGCGACCTGGCTGTACCAGCAGGACGTCGACGACGTAGAGGCCATGTCGAATCTCCCTGGGGCGATTCGCGAGGCGCTGGGGTCGGAGTTCGACACGCGCTCCCTCGACGTCGTCGAGACCCAGCGCTCCGTCGACGGGACGCAGAAGCTCCTGCTGGGCGCCTTCGATGGGGCGCGGATCGAGGCGGTGCTGATTCCCGAAGAGCGCCGCAATACGCTCTGCGTGTCGACCCAGGTCGGTTGCCCGCTCACCTGCGACTTCTGCGCGACCGGCGCGCTCGGATTCACGCGCAACCTGTCGACCGCCGAGATCGTCGATCAGGTGCTCCACGCCCGTCGACACATGGAGCCTGGCTCGAGCCTCACGAACCTCGTCTTCATGGGCATGGGCGAGCCGCTCCTCAACCTGCCGGCGGTCTCGGAGGCGATCCGGATCCTGACGGACCCCAAGGCCTTCGCCCTCGCGCCGCGCCGAGTGACGGTCTCGACCGCCGGGGTCCTCCCGCAGATCGGGCCGCTCCTCGAGGTCGCGCCGATCCATCTCGCGGTCAGCCTGCACGCGACGACCGATGCCGTGCGCGACGTGCTCGTGCCGCTCAACAAGCGCTTCCCGATCGCGGAGCTGCTCGAGACCCTGCGCGAAGAGCCACGGATCCATCGACGTCGCCCGGTCTTCTTCGAGTACACGCTGATGAAGGGCGTGAACGACTCGATCGCGGACGCGAAGCGCCTGCCCGGGCTGCTGCGCGGGATTCCCTCGAAGGTGAACGTGATCCCGATGAATCCGCACGACGACGCGCCCTACGAACCCCCGAGCCAGGAGACCGTCGACGCGTTCACGGCCGCGCTCCATGACGGTGGGGTCCGGGTCACGCTCCGCCGCGATCGCGGGCGCGACATCGACGCCGCCTGCGGCCAGCTCGCGAACCGGCGCCCGGCCGGCAACGCGTAG
- a CDS encoding serine/threonine protein phosphatase, producing the protein MLYAFGDIHGELEKLDELLDLTPLQPGDRLVFLGDYIDRGPDSKGVIDRLIALSQEYECVFLLGNHESMFLDFLGWTDDAYFGGDAFLLNGGDRTLAGYGYFDREETSRESFRLPKDHEDFLLGLRLSHIEGDYLFVHAGISQDHLRSGDLSYALRKSRPEDILWNRTSGELPHDLGITMVYGHTPNEDFGVRWNAPFSIGVDTGAVYGGPLTSIRLPDETIFQA; encoded by the coding sequence ATGCTCTACGCGTTCGGGGACATCCACGGTGAGCTCGAGAAGCTCGACGAGCTGCTCGACCTGACGCCGCTGCAGCCCGGGGACCGCCTGGTCTTCCTCGGCGACTACATCGATCGCGGACCCGACTCGAAGGGGGTGATCGATCGCCTGATCGCGCTCTCGCAGGAGTACGAGTGCGTCTTCCTCCTGGGCAACCACGAGTCGATGTTCCTCGACTTCCTGGGTTGGACCGACGACGCCTACTTCGGAGGCGACGCGTTCCTGCTGAACGGCGGCGACCGGACCCTCGCCGGCTACGGCTACTTCGATCGCGAGGAGACGAGCCGCGAGAGCTTCCGCCTCCCGAAGGACCACGAGGACTTCCTGCTCGGTCTCCGGCTCTCGCACATCGAAGGCGACTACCTCTTCGTCCACGCAGGCATCTCGCAGGATCACCTACGCTCCGGCGACCTTTCCTACGCGCTTCGCAAGAGCCGACCCGAGGACATCCTCTGGAACCGAACGAGCGGAGAGCTGCCCCACGACCTCGGGATCACGATGGTCTACGGGCACACGCCGAACGAGGACTTCGGCGTACGCTGGAACGCGCCGTTCTCGATCGGCGTCGACACGGGCGCCGTCTACGGCGGCCCGTTGACGTCGATCCGGCTCCCGGACGAGACGATCTTCCAGGCCTAA